A portion of the Pseudomonas synxantha BG33R genome contains these proteins:
- a CDS encoding DUF2857 domain-containing protein, translating into MNLSFNMLNQAMLTQVLHELRLGNLQRCKALGLSEDDIFVLQSLPPTTLSRLAHATVPWLEVKIDSPVLHRLIEQSERDEQNERLINRALKLGASSTIMYQCFGLAHSETAMRRRLLKIETRKGRPQHLSEAQEHALWQRWCQIRTEDGTEDKLDAMMMLAEEQQISLTIVWQQIDQYSNKT; encoded by the coding sequence ATGAACTTGTCCTTCAATATGCTCAATCAAGCCATGCTAACCCAGGTACTGCACGAACTACGCCTGGGCAACCTGCAACGCTGCAAGGCACTTGGACTGAGTGAGGATGACATCTTCGTGCTGCAATCCTTACCGCCGACCACACTATCGCGCCTGGCCCATGCCACAGTCCCTTGGCTTGAGGTCAAGATTGACTCGCCAGTGCTGCATCGTTTGATTGAGCAATCTGAACGCGACGAACAGAACGAACGGTTGATCAACCGAGCGCTCAAACTCGGCGCCAGCAGCACCATTATGTACCAGTGTTTTGGCTTGGCGCATTCGGAAACAGCCATGCGTCGGCGTCTACTCAAGATAGAAACTCGTAAAGGCCGCCCCCAACATTTAAGCGAAGCGCAGGAGCATGCGTTGTGGCAACGTTGGTGCCAAATACGAACAGAGGACGGCACCGAGGATAAACTCGACGCCATGATGATGCTTGCCGAAGAACAGCAGATCAGCTTGACCATCGTTTGGCAGCAAATCGACCAGTACAGCAACAAAACATGA
- a CDS encoding ParB family protein: MKKLSQEQITEKLHQDHFTQGAELERLSDPLTDTPMLVTLEELRPYEHNPRFIRNPLYEDIKTSIRERGLDQPPPITRRPGETSFIIRNGGNTRLAILGELWQETRDEHFFRIHCLFRPWTNEVTALLGHLAESDLHGQLTFIERALAVAKLKTMLESDGPELSQRELARRLAAGGYPVSQSHISRMLDTLEHLLPAIPQTLYAGLGKPQIERLIGLRSQAERTWNRYPTAKVAFAEFWLETMGYFDSDPVSFDLEQIQDELLERMSHLLGQSYRMLALELSDTQRVISAPGAVTTTPPESSHRSSVHETAAELPSSDTKPESTDAKSKIEPISEERLNAPETNTLPAVSHLSRVQQIREQIDREIITEAESSFETCTINDLWPIAPTLDTPEQLRLSIAGLAREMAAYAGDAECIIDQKLGLGFALDIERLDLSAPRSTGVHLMLLALLRAQDEVNWEDRKQIPSALFGQLLLGVYQLYLPDRPVTDVGLERLPDSLLIKLFRLIRLARRLIDLTLISEDKNSPEELR, translated from the coding sequence ATGAAGAAGCTCAGTCAGGAGCAGATCACCGAGAAGCTGCATCAGGACCACTTTACTCAAGGGGCGGAACTGGAGCGGCTGTCTGATCCACTTACTGACACGCCTATGTTGGTCACACTGGAGGAGCTGCGGCCCTACGAACACAACCCGCGCTTCATCCGTAATCCGCTTTACGAAGATATCAAGACATCGATCCGTGAGCGCGGGCTGGATCAGCCCCCGCCGATTACCCGCCGCCCGGGTGAGACCTCTTTCATCATCCGCAACGGCGGTAATACGCGCTTGGCAATTCTTGGCGAGCTGTGGCAGGAAACCCGCGACGAGCACTTCTTTCGCATTCATTGCCTGTTCCGCCCCTGGACCAATGAAGTCACCGCGCTGCTCGGCCACCTAGCCGAAAGCGACCTGCACGGCCAACTCACGTTCATCGAAAGGGCCCTGGCAGTAGCCAAACTCAAAACCATGCTTGAGTCGGATGGCCCAGAGCTCTCACAACGGGAGCTGGCTCGACGTCTTGCCGCTGGAGGCTATCCAGTTTCGCAGTCGCATATCAGCCGGATGCTGGACACCCTCGAACACTTATTACCCGCCATTCCACAAACTCTGTATGCCGGCTTGGGTAAGCCTCAGATAGAACGTCTGATCGGTCTACGTAGTCAGGCTGAGCGAACCTGGAACCGCTATCCAACCGCCAAAGTCGCGTTTGCAGAGTTCTGGCTGGAGACCATGGGCTACTTCGATAGCGATCCTGTATCCTTTGATCTTGAGCAGATCCAGGACGAATTGCTCGAACGCATGAGCCACTTGCTCGGACAGTCCTACCGTATGCTGGCCCTGGAGCTGAGCGATACCCAACGGGTCATCTCCGCGCCTGGGGCTGTCACCACCACGCCCCCAGAAAGCAGCCATCGGTCAAGCGTGCATGAAACTGCGGCAGAGCTGCCCTCCTCCGACACTAAACCCGAATCAACTGATGCCAAGAGCAAGATAGAGCCAATTTCAGAAGAGCGGCTCAACGCACCCGAAACAAATACTTTACCTGCGGTCAGTCACCTATCACGCGTTCAACAGATTCGTGAGCAAATCGATCGCGAGATCATTACCGAAGCGGAGTCTTCATTCGAAACCTGCACAATCAACGACCTCTGGCCCATCGCACCAACGCTAGATACGCCCGAACAACTGCGTTTAAGCATTGCAGGACTGGCTCGGGAAATGGCGGCCTATGCCGGAGATGCCGAGTGCATCATTGATCAAAAGCTTGGCTTGGGCTTCGCGTTGGACATTGAGCGACTCGATCTTTCAGCGCCTCGCTCGACCGGCGTCCACCTAATGCTCCTCGCCCTGCTACGTGCTCAAGACGAGGTGAACTGGGAAGATCGCAAGCAAATACCTTCCGCACTGTTCGGGCAACTGTTGTTAGGAGTCTATCAACTCTATCTGCCAGATCGACCAGTCACGGACGTGGGGCTGGAGCGACTGCCTGACAGTCTGTTAATTAAGCTGTTTCGCCTGATACGCCTGGCCCGGCGTCTAATCGACTTAACACTCATCTCTGAAGACAAAAACTCACCGGAGGAGCTGAGATGA
- a CDS encoding ParA family protein, whose product MRVISIVSTKGGVGKTTVAANLGGLLADAGLRVLLLDLDSQPTLSSYYALNQKAPAGTYEFIALNQTSPAQIISRTEVKGLDLIISNDDQGRLSTLLLHAPDGRLRLRNLLDQFGASYDLLLIDTQGARSVLLEMATLASDLALSPVTPEMLAARELHRGTLKLLSELEPFRHLGITTPPLRLLLNQVNPRWRDTQMIIRGLRETFANETNISVLDTVIPNRVAYLNAASFGLPVHRMVNRQSLKRRSTSALETMQALAAELFPEWHLAIFTVDRCSALQRDDSSREYFR is encoded by the coding sequence ATGCGTGTGATATCGATTGTTTCGACCAAAGGCGGTGTCGGCAAAACCACTGTAGCGGCCAATCTTGGCGGTCTGCTAGCGGACGCGGGCCTCCGTGTGCTGCTACTTGATCTGGATAGCCAACCCACCCTCTCCAGCTATTATGCATTGAATCAAAAAGCGCCTGCGGGTACGTACGAGTTCATAGCACTCAATCAGACATCTCCTGCACAGATTATTTCCAGGACAGAGGTCAAAGGTCTCGACTTGATTATCTCCAATGACGATCAAGGTCGGTTGAGCACATTACTGCTGCATGCCCCCGACGGTCGGCTGCGGCTGCGTAATTTACTCGACCAATTCGGAGCCAGCTATGACCTTCTATTGATCGACACCCAAGGTGCACGCAGCGTGCTTCTGGAAATGGCCACGCTGGCCTCCGATCTTGCCCTCTCGCCCGTCACTCCGGAAATGCTCGCCGCCCGCGAGTTGCATCGCGGCACCCTAAAGCTGCTGAGTGAACTAGAACCGTTTCGTCACTTGGGCATAACAACACCACCGCTGCGACTGCTGCTTAACCAAGTGAACCCACGGTGGAGGGATACCCAGATGATCATTCGGGGCCTGCGCGAAACCTTCGCGAATGAAACCAACATCTCAGTTCTAGATACCGTCATTCCCAATCGAGTGGCATACCTCAACGCCGCATCTTTTGGACTTCCGGTTCATAGAATGGTGAATCGCCAGTCACTCAAGCGACGTTCGACATCAGCGCTTGAAACTATGCAAGCGCTGGCCGCCGAGTTATTTCCGGAGTGGCACCTGGCAATCTTCACGGTTGATAGGTGCTCGGCGCTTCAACGAGATGACTCATCGCGAGAGTATTTTCGATAA
- a CDS encoding AlpA family transcriptional regulator — MLNQSFSLADAPNPQVERHIMRREEVERKTGFKRAHIYNLMKDGKFPKAKRIGLRAVGWDSLEIEQWITERLAQQG; from the coding sequence ATGCTTAATCAATCCTTCTCTTTGGCTGATGCACCTAATCCTCAGGTCGAGCGGCATATCATGCGCCGTGAAGAGGTGGAGCGAAAAACCGGGTTCAAGCGGGCGCATATCTATAACTTAATGAAGGACGGTAAGTTCCCCAAAGCTAAACGTATTGGACTGCGTGCAGTCGGATGGGACTCGCTGGAAATCGAGCAATGGATCACCGAGCGTTTGGCGCAACAGGGCTGA
- a CDS encoding aromatic ring-hydroxylating dioxygenase subunit alpha yields the protein MYLAHLSEVPAAGDFLTRDVGGRNLIFQRQGNGELAVFLNACSHRGARVCSEPQGNTQRFTCPYHGWTYDTTGALIGQPDKAAYEHHGQCNLDLSLARIKHSVYKGFVFIHFARTQNTLEDYLGQAADYIDLILDQSESSLEIIPGAFDHAIQGNWKLLAENGVDAYHLPFAHKRYLEYLNTLGTDPASHKRTGEGLSLGNGHGLIMSGPPSTGRPIAYWSPLFPEALKAPIAAKFEHLVQRFGLARAQTIAHTNKSLFIFPNLVINDILGLNIRTFFPVSATQVNVTVWGAGFSNESREERAARINGLISFIGPGGFGTPDDVEILESCQRAYAHSAQGYSDFSRGMGPGTQRHTDEEQNRSFWREWSRRLGQQIPLRQLAIAV from the coding sequence TTGTATCTGGCCCACCTCAGCGAGGTCCCCGCGGCCGGGGACTTCCTTACCCGTGACGTGGGCGGGCGCAACCTGATCTTCCAGCGTCAGGGCAACGGTGAACTTGCGGTGTTCCTCAATGCCTGTTCGCACCGGGGCGCACGGGTGTGTTCCGAGCCTCAGGGCAATACCCAGCGCTTTACCTGTCCTTACCACGGCTGGACCTACGACACGACGGGCGCGCTGATCGGCCAGCCTGACAAGGCAGCCTACGAGCATCACGGCCAATGCAACCTCGACCTGTCGCTGGCCCGCATCAAGCATTCCGTCTACAAGGGTTTTGTGTTCATCCACTTTGCTCGCACGCAGAACACCCTGGAGGACTACCTCGGACAGGCTGCCGACTACATCGACCTGATCCTCGACCAGTCCGAATCCTCCCTGGAAATTATCCCTGGCGCGTTTGACCATGCCATTCAAGGCAACTGGAAATTGCTCGCCGAGAACGGTGTCGATGCCTACCACCTGCCGTTCGCCCACAAGCGTTATCTCGAATACCTCAACACCCTGGGCACCGATCCGGCATCCCACAAGCGTACCGGCGAAGGCTTGTCCCTGGGCAACGGGCACGGCTTGATCATGAGCGGGCCTCCCTCCACGGGCCGGCCGATTGCCTACTGGAGCCCGTTGTTTCCCGAGGCACTGAAAGCGCCGATTGCCGCCAAGTTCGAGCACCTGGTGCAGCGCTTCGGCCTGGCGCGGGCGCAGACCATTGCCCACACCAACAAGAGCCTGTTCATCTTTCCCAACCTGGTGATCAACGACATCCTGGGCCTGAACATCCGCACCTTTTTTCCCGTCTCCGCCACCCAGGTCAATGTCACCGTATGGGGCGCGGGGTTCAGCAACGAGAGCCGCGAGGAGCGGGCGGCGCGGATCAACGGCCTGATCTCCTTTATTGGCCCGGGCGGCTTCGGCACCCCGGATGATGTGGAAATCCTTGAGTCCTGCCAGCGGGCCTATGCCCACAGTGCCCAGGGCTACAGCGATTTTTCCCGGGGCATGGGGCCAGGCACCCAGCGTCACACCGATGAAGAACAAAACCGCAGTTTCTGGCGTGAATGGAGCCGTCGCCTCGGGCAACAGATTCCTCTGCGCCAACTGGCCATTGCTGTTTAG
- the asnB gene encoding asparagine synthase (glutamine-hydrolyzing), translating to MCGIAGWTDWTQDLRPQREVIENMTRTLALRGPDAEGIWVAPHALLGHRRLSIIDLAHGAQPMADASDEVVLTYSGEVYNYLALREELQALGQAFTTRSDTEVVLRAYLQWGEQAFARLTGIFAFALWDERDQSLWLVRDRFGVKPLYYFATGTGVLFGSEPKAILAHPQVRPVLDASGVAELFALSTAPTPGHGIYQGFYQLKPGHALRFDANGRQDLVYWSLTAEPHSDSPADTARQVGSLLRQVVEEQLVADVPLGSLLSGGLDSSAISAYAAQALGREGRSLPTFSVDFTGGGEGFTPAPWQSSWDEPFAQLASAALGTPHTTLAVAPEQVQEQEEAVLRARDLPGWGELDSSLYLLFQQVREHTTVVFSGESADEVFGGYPFFHDQQALDFSGFPWLAGKSGLWELLRPEVAERVAPQAYMAKRYQEALAEVPHLAADSPVERRQREVTYLALTRWLPAMLDRKDRISMAVGLEVRVPFCDHRLVDYVWNVPWSIKSVAGEGKSLLRNAVRGELPDAIVERRKSGFPANPDPRYLALLRSQLRQLLIDGDSPVFDLVDARRVGELLELEQPLPSPRASSSPTAGLAYLLNLDRWLRLYQVEIRL from the coding sequence ATGTGCGGAATTGCCGGATGGACCGATTGGACCCAAGACCTGCGCCCCCAGCGCGAGGTGATCGAAAACATGACGCGCACCCTGGCGCTGCGGGGCCCGGACGCCGAAGGGATATGGGTGGCGCCCCACGCGCTGCTGGGGCATCGGCGTCTGTCGATCATTGACCTGGCCCATGGCGCCCAACCCATGGCTGACGCCAGCGACGAAGTGGTACTGACCTACAGCGGAGAGGTCTACAACTATCTGGCCTTGCGCGAAGAACTACAGGCGCTGGGGCAGGCCTTCACCACCCGTTCGGACACTGAAGTGGTGCTGCGTGCCTACCTGCAATGGGGCGAGCAGGCCTTCGCCCGGTTGACCGGGATTTTCGCCTTTGCCCTGTGGGATGAACGGGACCAAAGCCTGTGGCTGGTTCGCGACCGTTTTGGTGTCAAGCCGCTGTATTACTTTGCCACCGGCACCGGCGTGCTGTTCGGCTCCGAGCCCAAGGCCATCCTTGCCCATCCCCAGGTACGCCCGGTGCTGGATGCCAGTGGGGTTGCCGAGCTGTTTGCCCTGAGTACCGCGCCCACGCCTGGCCACGGGATCTACCAGGGTTTTTATCAGCTCAAGCCTGGCCATGCCTTGAGGTTCGATGCCAACGGGCGACAGGACCTTGTCTACTGGTCGCTGACGGCCGAGCCTCACAGTGACAGCCCGGCCGACACTGCCCGGCAGGTTGGCAGCTTGTTGCGCCAGGTGGTCGAGGAACAATTGGTGGCGGACGTACCCCTGGGCAGCCTGCTTTCCGGCGGCCTGGATTCCAGCGCCATCAGCGCCTATGCCGCTCAGGCGCTGGGGCGTGAAGGGCGCTCGTTGCCGACTTTTTCGGTGGACTTTACCGGCGGTGGTGAAGGCTTTACCCCAGCCCCGTGGCAAAGCAGTTGGGACGAACCGTTCGCGCAGTTGGCATCGGCAGCACTGGGTACGCCACACACCACCTTGGCGGTCGCACCCGAACAGGTGCAGGAGCAAGAAGAGGCGGTACTGCGTGCCCGGGACCTGCCGGGTTGGGGAGAGCTGGACAGTTCGCTGTACCTGCTGTTCCAGCAGGTGCGCGAGCACACCACGGTGGTGTTCTCGGGGGAGTCGGCGGACGAGGTGTTCGGCGGTTATCCGTTTTTTCACGACCAGCAGGCCCTGGATTTTTCCGGGTTTCCTTGGCTGGCAGGCAAGAGTGGTCTTTGGGAACTGCTGCGGCCCGAGGTCGCCGAGCGAGTTGCACCGCAGGCGTACATGGCCAAGCGTTACCAGGAGGCTTTGGCGGAGGTTCCGCACCTGGCCGCAGACAGCCCGGTTGAGCGGCGACAGCGCGAGGTCACGTACCTGGCGCTGACGCGCTGGTTGCCGGCGATGCTCGACCGCAAGGACCGCATCAGCATGGCGGTGGGCCTGGAGGTGCGGGTGCCGTTTTGCGATCACCGCCTGGTGGACTACGTGTGGAATGTGCCCTGGTCCATCAAGAGCGTGGCCGGGGAGGGCAAGAGCCTGTTGCGTAACGCAGTGCGCGGTGAATTGCCCGATGCGATTGTCGAGCGCAGGAAAAGCGGCTTTCCGGCCAATCCCGACCCGCGCTACCTGGCGTTGTTGCGCAGCCAGCTCAGGCAGTTGCTGATTGACGGCGACTCGCCGGTGTTCGACCTGGTGGATGCGCGCCGGGTGGGTGAGTTGCTCGAACTGGAGCAGCCGCTGCCCAGTCCCCGGGCCTCGAGCAGCCCCACGGCCGGCTTGGCCTACCTGCTGAACCTGGACCGCTGGTTACGCCTGTACCAGGTGGAAATCCGCCTGTAG
- a CDS encoding aromatic-ring-hydroxylating dioxygenase subunit beta, whose amino-acid sequence MSLPLNISAASLQARVSDFLISEAELLDNRELETWIGLFDQPAHYRVLPLQSHLVEGEPHDSLFIIADDYGRLRERVDSLLSGHSWMETPPSRTRRLVSNVRIKSRDGEQLTIKSNFVVHQFRNQQTWYFVGEATHVLYDSPRGLRILKRDIRLDHETISAQRRISIIL is encoded by the coding sequence ATGAGCCTTCCATTGAACATCAGCGCCGCGAGCTTGCAGGCCCGGGTCAGCGACTTCCTGATCAGCGAAGCCGAGCTGCTGGACAACCGCGAGCTGGAAACCTGGATCGGCCTGTTCGATCAACCCGCCCATTACCGGGTGCTGCCGTTGCAAAGCCATCTGGTTGAGGGCGAGCCCCACGACAGCCTGTTCATCATTGCCGATGACTACGGCCGCCTGCGTGAGCGGGTCGACAGCCTGCTCAGTGGCCATAGCTGGATGGAGACGCCGCCTTCGCGTACCCGACGGCTGGTGAGCAACGTGCGGATCAAGTCCCGGGACGGCGAGCAGTTGACCATCAAAAGCAACTTTGTGGTGCACCAGTTTCGCAACCAGCAAACCTGGTACTTCGTCGGAGAGGCCACCCATGTGCTGTACGACAGCCCTCGTGGCTTGCGGATTCTCAAGCGCGACATTCGCCTGGACCACGAAACCATCAGTGCCCAGCGGCGCATCAGCATCATTTTATGA
- a CDS encoding alpha/beta fold hydrolase yields the protein MSHSLLPGFEYSTLTTRGARIQVAVKGSGPPLLLLHGYPQNHLAWHRVAPRLAEDYTVVLADLRGYGESRALDADAPGAYDKSVLALDQLDVMQKLGFSRFAVVGHDRGARVAYRLALEHPQVVSALVSLTVVPILDVWAGVNKAFALNAYHWFFLAQPFDLPERLIGANPGYFLDWTLQRMAQGRDIYHPLALESYHQAFARPEVLHAMCEDYRAAASVDAAADQADRDAGHQVRCPVLVLWQDRPYAAASHPLTVWQSWAVEVRGAAIAASHMLAEEAPEAVLEQLLPFLHQVAQP from the coding sequence ATGAGTCATTCATTGCTTCCCGGTTTCGAGTACTCGACCCTGACCACCCGCGGTGCGCGGATTCAGGTGGCGGTCAAGGGCAGTGGCCCGCCACTGTTGCTGTTGCACGGTTACCCGCAAAACCACCTGGCCTGGCACCGCGTTGCCCCGCGCCTGGCCGAGGACTACACCGTGGTGCTGGCAGACCTGCGCGGCTACGGCGAATCCCGCGCCTTGGATGCTGACGCTCCGGGCGCTTATGACAAGAGCGTACTGGCCCTGGACCAGTTGGACGTCATGCAGAAGCTGGGGTTTTCGCGGTTCGCGGTAGTGGGCCATGACCGTGGCGCACGGGTGGCGTATCGCTTGGCGCTGGAACACCCGCAGGTGGTGAGTGCTCTGGTGTCGCTGACAGTGGTACCGATCCTGGACGTCTGGGCGGGGGTCAACAAGGCTTTTGCCCTGAACGCCTACCACTGGTTTTTCCTGGCCCAGCCGTTTGATCTGCCGGAGCGGCTGATCGGTGCCAACCCTGGCTATTTCCTCGACTGGACGTTACAGCGCATGGCTCAGGGGCGCGATATTTATCATCCGCTGGCGCTGGAAAGTTACCACCAGGCTTTTGCCCGTCCCGAGGTGTTGCACGCGATGTGCGAAGACTACCGGGCGGCAGCGAGCGTCGATGCCGCCGCCGACCAGGCCGACCGCGACGCCGGTCACCAGGTGCGCTGCCCGGTGCTGGTGCTGTGGCAGGACCGTCCCTACGCCGCGGCCAGCCACCCGTTGACGGTATGGCAATCCTGGGCCGTGGAGGTGCGGGGCGCGGCGATTGCGGCCAGCCATATGCTGGCCGAAGAAGCACCCGAGGCGGTACTGGAGCAGCTCTTGCCCTTCCTGCATCAGGTTGCGCAGCCATGA
- a CDS encoding class I SAM-dependent methyltransferase: MSTIIEQARTLAGYETSSQLLQLRDQDWVLGRAQIQPRRLLDLGCGIGSLLQGAVERWPSLEQVWGIERSQLRLDLAREQLRHAPAEVVLQQGDLLDLPTLEQRFDLISMTAVLHWLYPHEDQLFQWVARHLDEQGVFLFTSHHPGSPQGLGGEDELVGKALLAMKLVTPGHVQVHFAEAAVLPMGTRTRSRVALEALVQRHFQVRSIASRSAALRIHSIEEYQRFHAATFGTYFSPLVPPERIEEFFARLGAIATQRMAHQGHVTDIPVSVWRCVRRAEKSGA, encoded by the coding sequence ATGAGCACGATCATTGAGCAAGCCCGTACCCTGGCCGGTTATGAAACCTCCAGCCAACTCTTGCAGTTGCGTGACCAGGACTGGGTCCTGGGGCGTGCACAGATCCAGCCCAGGCGTTTGCTCGACCTGGGTTGCGGCATCGGTTCGCTGTTGCAGGGGGCCGTGGAGCGCTGGCCGAGCCTGGAGCAGGTGTGGGGCATCGAGCGTTCGCAGTTGCGCCTGGACCTGGCGCGCGAGCAGTTGCGCCATGCCCCGGCCGAGGTGGTGTTGCAGCAGGGCGACCTGCTGGACCTGCCCACGCTGGAGCAGCGTTTTGACCTGATCAGCATGACGGCTGTCCTGCATTGGTTGTATCCCCATGAGGACCAGTTGTTCCAGTGGGTGGCACGGCATCTGGATGAACAGGGCGTGTTTCTCTTCACGTCTCATCACCCCGGTTCGCCGCAAGGGTTGGGCGGTGAGGATGAGTTGGTAGGCAAGGCACTGCTGGCAATGAAACTGGTCACGCCGGGGCACGTGCAGGTGCATTTCGCCGAAGCGGCGGTACTGCCGATGGGCACGCGTACCCGATCACGGGTGGCGCTGGAAGCGCTGGTGCAGCGCCATTTTCAGGTGCGTTCGATTGCCAGTCGCTCGGCGGCGCTGCGGATCCACAGCATCGAGGAATACCAGCGCTTTCACGCCGCCACCTTTGGTACCTACTTCAGCCCGTTGGTGCCACCGGAACGAATCGAGGAGTTCTTTGCCCGCCTGGGCGCCATCGCCACACAACGCATGGCGCACCAGGGGCATGTGACAGACATCCCCGTCAGCGTCTGGCGCTGTGTACGACGTGCAGAAAAAAGCGGGGCATAA
- a CDS encoding LLM class flavin-dependent oxidoreductase, translating to MSIELRGGVRACAVAGDTVFERQAGRFLPDLRSRPVCPFDIQQKSRLEEADGLDSALVTVASAWPDPWLVAGYALSSTDTLRVTVAHRPGVTQPTVAARSLATLDRLSQGRAAVHVVIGSSDSDVRRDGDFADKEQRYRRAFEYLEIFTRTLASSEPFDYAGEFYRLEDAGSGFSAVQQPRPPLSIGGSSDSAQQLAVRFADIYAGSFSSPEATYQLKVKLQALADGRSLKFWKHFQVILGETEQAARDTARKWREAALGLLLARPAAELSASPQLARDNERELLGQLSPARRQQWAVEVVERAFAGLRVGTIDKVALEILAFHQAGIDIVQLEASTESALDIQLRRELIERLRAAS from the coding sequence ATGTCCATTGAATTGCGCGGCGGCGTGCGTGCCTGTGCCGTCGCCGGTGACACGGTGTTTGAGCGCCAGGCCGGGCGTTTCCTGCCCGACCTGCGCAGCCGTCCGGTGTGCCCCTTCGATATTCAGCAGAAATCCCGGCTGGAGGAGGCCGATGGCCTGGACAGTGCCTTGGTGACAGTGGCCAGCGCGTGGCCGGACCCCTGGCTGGTGGCCGGTTATGCCTTATCGTCTACCGACACACTGCGGGTGACCGTGGCCCACCGTCCAGGTGTCACTCAACCCACCGTCGCGGCACGCTCCCTGGCGACCCTGGACCGTTTGTCCCAGGGACGTGCGGCGGTGCATGTGGTGATCGGCTCCAGCGACTCCGATGTGCGCCGCGACGGTGATTTTGCCGACAAGGAGCAACGCTATCGGCGAGCCTTCGAATACCTGGAGATCTTTACCCGCACCCTGGCCAGTTCCGAGCCCTTCGATTATGCGGGCGAGTTCTATCGGCTCGAGGACGCCGGCAGCGGCTTTTCGGCGGTGCAGCAGCCTCGTCCGCCCTTATCCATCGGTGGTTCGTCGGACAGTGCCCAGCAACTGGCGGTGCGCTTTGCCGACATATACGCCGGCAGCTTCAGCAGCCCTGAGGCCACCTATCAGTTGAAAGTAAAACTGCAGGCGTTGGCCGATGGGCGCTCCTTGAAGTTCTGGAAGCATTTCCAGGTGATTCTCGGCGAGACAGAACAGGCGGCGCGGGACACCGCGCGAAAGTGGCGTGAGGCAGCCCTGGGCTTGTTATTGGCGCGCCCCGCTGCGGAACTGAGTGCCTCACCTCAGTTGGCGCGGGACAACGAACGCGAGCTGCTCGGGCAGTTGAGCCCGGCCAGGCGTCAGCAATGGGCGGTCGAAGTGGTCGAGCGCGCGTTCGCCGGCCTGCGGGTCGGAACGATCGACAAGGTCGCCCTGGAAATCCTGGCGTTTCATCAGGCTGGCATCGATATTGTCCAATTGGAGGCCTCCACCGAGAGTGCGCTCGATATTCAGTTGCGGCGCGAGTTGATCGAGCGCCTGAGGGCGGCCTCATGA